A single Oscillospiraceae bacterium DNA region contains:
- the nrdG gene encoding anaerobic ribonucleoside-triphosphate reductase activating protein — translation MTLRINARINETIADGPGFRYAIYTQGCLHNCEGCHNPEALTPDGGYDIDLAVILAEIDGNPLLDGITLSGGEPFLQIEPLVDLCRIVRAKGLNIWAFSGWTFEELYADEHKRQLLELCDVVIDGRFMLAERTLTLPWRGSENQRVIDVPASLRDGVAVTL, via the coding sequence ATGACTTTACGAATTAATGCCCGCATCAACGAAACCATCGCCGACGGCCCCGGCTTCCGCTACGCCATTTACACGCAAGGCTGCCTACACAACTGCGAAGGCTGCCACAATCCCGAAGCCCTAACCCCCGACGGCGGCTATGACATTGACCTCGCAGTCATTTTAGCCGAAATCGACGGCAACCCGCTGCTGGACGGCATTACGCTGTCCGGCGGCGAGCCGTTCTTGCAAATCGAGCCGCTTGTTGACCTCTGCCGCATCGTACGGGCCAAAGGCTTGAACATTTGGGCGTTTTCCGGTTGGACATTTGAGGAGCTTTACGCCGATGAACACAAGCGGCAGCTTTTAGAGCTGTGCGATGTAGTTATCGACGGGCGGTTTATGCTTGCCGAGCGGACGCTGACGTTGCCATGGCGCGGCAGCGAAAATCAACGAGTGATTGATGTCCCTGCAAGCCTGCGCGATGGGGTTGCTGTGACGTTATAG
- a CDS encoding helix-turn-helix domain-containing protein, translating to MERNYGKEIDSIREQLDEIKGLLMRTSKQPTKEWKHVEPMEKMHPDERLSILMEEHCEKVDNDGNSGAITYLGVFASGGRQSNWITKQASTDNLLALIESNVATKVLACIGNNDRLNMLLALLRAPRTVAQLVEQCGYNTTGQVYHHLKPLLAADLVVEDSNNRGSYIVQPHRVQGIIMLLAGISDMLDTRYTQGNWE from the coding sequence ATGGAGCGCAACTATGGCAAAGAAATCGACAGCATCCGCGAACAGCTTGACGAAATCAAAGGCTTGTTGATGAGAACGTCAAAACAACCAACAAAAGAATGGAAACACGTCGAACCAATGGAAAAAATGCACCCTGATGAGCGACTGTCCATTCTGATGGAGGAACATTGTGAAAAAGTCGATAACGACGGTAATAGCGGCGCAATTACGTATCTAGGTGTGTTTGCGTCGGGCGGCAGGCAATCGAACTGGATAACCAAGCAAGCAAGTACCGACAATTTACTCGCACTCATCGAAAGTAATGTCGCAACAAAGGTGTTGGCGTGCATTGGCAACAACGACAGGTTGAATATGTTATTGGCATTGCTCCGTGCGCCGCGTACCGTTGCACAGCTTGTTGAGCAATGCGGCTATAACACCACCGGACAAGTATACCATCACTTAAAACCGCTGCTTGCCGCCGACCTGGTCGTTGAGGACAGCAACAATCGCGGCAGTTACATCGTGCAGCCGCACCGTGTGCAAGGGATTATAATGTTATTAGCAGGTATTAGCGATATGCTGGACACACGGTATACACAAGGCAATTGGGAGTAA